The DNA region AGCAGGTGAAGTAATCAGAGCAATAAATGTGCAAAGTCTCAAGAAACTGCCTAGCATGATCCACTAAATTCACAATGTCACAGGCAGAAGCATGAGAATCactttaataaataaatattaaaaaatgatttcaaccaatttaaaaaaaaaaaaatcgagaATAAATTCCCCCGTGCCTTATAAAACTAGTAAGACATGTAAAAGTGCCTTCATACCCACATGAAGCCACAGTTACAGAAGTAAAATTTACAAAGGAAAAGTTTTTATGTCCATTGGACAAAAACAATGCAAACAAGAAATACATGCCCTGCTGTTCcagagaacaaaaaaaaaattactggaGGATTTTGAGGCTGTGAAGACAGCTTCAATTTAACATATCTTTGAATTAATAAACTGATGTTAAATCAGGTATCTGCCATTTACATGGACATAGTTTACTTTTCTTTTGTAAAGAAAAATCTACTCAAAGCAACCTACATAATCTATTAGCCATGAAATGATTGTTGGAGAAAGCCAGAAATCAGGTGGTTTGGCAATTCGGTATATGATTCTACGAATTCTTCCTCATACCTGTATCCACAATCATGCTGATCAAAGCATATTAGGCCTTGAAAAGGACAGAGGAGGGCCCGTGTCAAAGGAACAGAACAGTCAACATTAACTCTCCAACTCAAAATGGGTTAACAGGAGAGGGCTGGCGTCGAAGCTAAAATGGAACATTATGAAGAGTCAGGCTTTTGGCCACTTAGCAGCATTATATGAAGCACCTAAATTGCATATCCACTCATAATTGCAATCCAAGAAACCAAATTTGGGGCTGACATTTTACCAAAACAATGTCGAGATAGCTGGATTCTTCCGCAAAATTGTTCGATTTCAACCTTGCTTGATCACATTTCCATGAACCTGCGCACCCATCACCACATCCTCCAAGTTCCCTATAGCAGGAGGAACACGAGAAACAGTAGACCCATCAACAAAAACCCCTCTGATAACACCATTTGAAACAACTTCACCGCCTCAGCAAGTGAACCAGTATTACTGAACCCAGAAACAACGCCATTCCATGAAACCAAATTAGGTTAAGATGGAGACAAACAGACACGGTTTGTAGAGAACTAGATAAGCTCTTAAAAGAGGCCTTACGTAAGTGTCCAACATCCAAAGAGGTCTTACATGAAAGTTCTATGAAACCCAAATACTTGCAATATATTACATCGAGTATTAATTAACAAACATCCATGCAACTTATGGATTCTTCAAGAACCTAATGCACAAGTGGCATATAAAACCTACATCTAATATTGAAAACATGGTGATATCAAACTCTCCGCGCAGACCACTGGCTCATGGTAGATCTCTGGGAGCATCCTAGCTTGGTTGTTTCCAATACAAAAAATCGTAAAAATATCATCATTGAAGCCATATTCCTTataaacaactaaattagtaaaGGAAGGCAGCGATTGCAGCATTATTCCTTCATCATCCTCAGAAATATTACGTGAGTGGTTACGCGGAACATAACCAAGACCCCCATTGTGAACAGGAATAGGAATATTGAACAATCTTGTCCATGACTCATTATTTCCATGCTCCTTCATGACCCAAACATCCCAAAAAAATTGCTTTTCATAAAGGACACACAAGCAATCTCTCAACACTCCCAATGTGGGGTCGTATACATCAGGCAGGCAAAGTTTAGACCATGACTCCTTCACCAAATCAAGAGAATTAATAAACAGGTTAGACCAATTATTGGCAGACCACGAACCTGCCAACCAGTTAATTGTTCCACTAACAAATTTCCCAAATTCCTGAAAGTAGGAATGACCAGTAAAATCCTCAATACTTCTCCAAGAATTGGTACCCAAAGTTTGAACCACGACACGAGCATGGTAGCTCGAAGCAAAAATAACTATTACCACCTTGTAAGTCTCAGTGAGAATATCGTAACCAAACCCTAACGATTCTACCTTGATATGTTCCAATGGTGGCAATTCTATAGATATCCTAATAGAAGGGTTCCATACCAGACAGGCACCATTTGGGGCGCAGAAACAGAGCATACCATCGCACGAGCCAACGAGATCGTTACGGATATCGCGGTTGAGAGGGTACTCTAGCCGCGTCGAGCTGAGAATCATTGTGTTGTTGAAAGTGGTGGAGCTGTGTGAATAAGAGTTGACATGGTTCCTGGATTTTACAATGAGATTGTAGCGGTTGAACTCGCGAAGGTGCCTTCTGGCGAATTTGGGATCGGAAATCAGGAGATTCCAGGACTTGCAGACGCACCGGAATCGCAAGAGAGACTTCACCGGAAGCCTGCAGAGGATAACTTCCATGAGCTCGAATGGAAGTGTGGGAAGTGTCAGCGGCGGACGAAGGTCACCGCCGGGAGAGTTGGAAGAGGAAGGGAGCGAAGGTGATGTTAGGGTTCCGGTGGAGGTGGTGAACCGCTGAGTCTTCCGTGATGGAGTTGGGAAAACACCGTCGTTCGTGTCACCACCTGGTGCCATTTGTGATTGTGGATGCACCTAGAGCTGGCTGCGGCTCCGGCAGATCAGAGTCACCCTGCGACGGCTGTTGGTGCAGTTGGGtcgatgatggtggtggttcgaggtttgggctgtgttgtacgCTTTGTGTTTTGCTGGCTACGGTGTAAAACGACGCCGGCGATGGAATCACTGACGGCGGCGGAGTAGTGGTGGCTGGGATTAGGAACTGGTGGTTTGAACGAGTTGTGTCTAGTCCAGGGTTGAACGAGATAGTTTGTGTTTGGGGTAGTGTTTGTGAGAAACCTGATAAATGCTTAGTTTGGGATGTAGATataaaaatgagagaaaaaatattagaggaaaaaatataaaagaatgaaatataaaaaaataaggtGATATTTAAGTTcatagaaacaaaaaaaaaagtgaagatAGTAAAAATAAGTGTGAtaacattttattttatagtttgtctttcaaattaacttaatgtTTTTGTTGCCTTTATGGCTATGTGGCAAGTGAGACAGATGCTGGTGGCAACAGTGATCGGTGGGCTAGATCGAggatgatgatggtgaaggtGAGTCAGATGATGATAGTGATGGGAAAAGTGCTAGGGTCGAACGCGTCTCACTTTCGTTGTGTACATCATTGTTCATTGATGGGATTGCTTATTCGGGTGGGTATCACCAGGGTTCAAGGTCTTTTCAAGCATTTGGGAAAGCTGAGGAATGTTTTTATTCGACGGGTGAGGAAACAGGGTCAGAAGTTCTAGTTTGGGTTCAT from Lotus japonicus ecotype B-129 chromosome 2, LjGifu_v1.2 includes:
- the LOC130738664 gene encoding F-box/kelch-repeat protein At3g23880-like translates to MAPGGDTNDGVFPTPSRKTQRFTTSTGTLTSPSLPSSSNSPGGDLRPPLTLPTLPFELMEVILCRLPVKSLLRFRCVCKSWNLLISDPKFARRHLREFNRYNLIVKSRNHVNSYSHSSTTFNNTMILSSTRLEYPLNRDIRNDLVGSCDGMLCFCAPNGACLVWNPSIRISIELPPLEHIKVESLGFGYDILTETYKVVIVIFASSYHARVVVQTLGTNSWRSIEDFTGHSYFQEFGKFVSGTINWLAGSWSANNWSNLFINSLDLVKESWSKLCLPDVYDPTLGVLRDCLCVLYEKQFFWDVWVMKEHGNNESWTRLFNIPIPVHNGGLGYVPRNHSRNISEDDEGIMLQSLPSFTNLVVYKEYGFNDDIFTIFCIGNNQARMLPEIYHEPVVCAESLISPCFQY